One window from the genome of Haladaptatus paucihalophilus DX253 encodes:
- the argH gene encoding argininosuccinate lyase: MSDGGHAASEDDFGDGDVVRGDRFSGGPARGFLSSLAADERIFAADLEIDRAHVVMLAEKGIIDDEVAGEILTALNVVEVEGHETLPEGEDVHAAIETAVVGRVGHDGGKMHTARSRNDEVATCIRYRLREDVLSLLETTTALRSALLDAAESHAETVMPGYTHLQPAQPTTVGHFLASYEQAVARDAARLLDAYGRINQCPLGAAAFAGTPFDVNRERVAELLGFDGVLDNSMDAVSTRDFLVETVAAAANLATTVSGVSEDLVIYSNRGFVELSDDYASTSSIMPQKKNPDTLELARAVAGDAHSGLSGLLTTLKGLPRAYNRDLQRATPHAWDAIDAVTDATEVAAGAVATATWNDDALADAAGEGFSTATGVADLLAMCGVPFRTAHEVVATAGEADYDALDSAAEEVLGAPLSEFVAPEEVESALDAATSVAMRDSVGGPASESLADSLADAEATLVDDETTTTELAESLEAAGETLQTEVNDYA; the protein is encoded by the coding sequence ATGAGTGACGGCGGACACGCGGCGAGCGAGGACGACTTCGGGGACGGAGACGTCGTTCGCGGCGACCGCTTCAGCGGCGGTCCCGCCCGCGGGTTTCTCTCGTCGCTCGCGGCCGACGAGCGCATCTTCGCGGCGGACCTCGAAATCGACCGCGCCCACGTCGTGATGCTGGCCGAAAAGGGCATCATCGACGACGAGGTAGCGGGCGAAATCCTCACCGCGCTGAACGTGGTCGAAGTCGAAGGCCACGAGACGCTCCCCGAGGGCGAGGACGTTCACGCCGCCATCGAAACGGCGGTCGTCGGACGGGTCGGCCACGACGGCGGGAAGATGCACACCGCCCGCAGTCGGAACGACGAGGTGGCGACCTGCATCCGCTATCGCCTCCGCGAGGACGTTCTCTCGCTCCTCGAAACCACGACGGCGCTCCGCTCGGCCCTGCTCGACGCCGCGGAATCGCACGCAGAGACGGTGATGCCGGGATACACCCACCTTCAGCCCGCGCAACCGACGACCGTCGGGCACTTCCTCGCCTCCTACGAGCAGGCCGTCGCCCGCGATGCGGCGCGCCTGCTCGACGCTTACGGGAGAATCAACCAGTGTCCGCTCGGCGCGGCGGCGTTCGCCGGAACGCCCTTCGACGTGAACCGCGAGCGCGTGGCGGAACTGCTCGGCTTCGACGGCGTTCTGGATAACTCGATGGACGCGGTTTCGACCCGCGACTTTTTGGTCGAGACGGTCGCCGCCGCGGCGAACCTCGCCACGACGGTCTCCGGTGTCTCCGAGGACCTCGTGATTTACTCGAACCGCGGCTTCGTGGAACTCTCGGACGATTACGCGTCCACGTCGTCCATCATGCCACAGAAGAAGAATCCCGATACGCTTGAACTGGCTCGCGCGGTCGCGGGCGACGCTCACTCCGGACTGTCGGGGCTGCTCACCACGCTGAAGGGACTGCCCCGCGCGTACAACCGTGACCTGCAACGCGCGACGCCGCACGCGTGGGACGCCATCGACGCCGTGACCGACGCGACCGAAGTCGCGGCTGGTGCGGTGGCGACCGCGACGTGGAACGACGACGCGCTCGCGGACGCGGCCGGAGAGGGATTTTCGACCGCAACGGGCGTCGCCGACCTGCTGGCGATGTGCGGCGTTCCGTTCCGCACGGCCCACGAAGTCGTTGCGACGGCGGGCGAAGCGGACTACGACGCTCTGGACTCGGCGGCCGAGGAGGTCCTCGGCGCACCGCTCTCGGAGTTCGTCGCCCCCGAGGAAGTCGAATCAGCGCTCGACGCGGCGACGAGCGTCGCCATGCGCGATTCGGTCGGCGGTCCGGCGAGCGAGTCGCTGGCCGACTCGCTCGCCGACGCGGAAGCGACGCTCGTGGACGACGAAACGACGACGACCGAACTCGCCGAGTCGCTCGAAGCGGCCGGTGAAACGCTCCAGACGGAGGTAAACGACTATGCCTGA
- the lysW gene encoding lysine biosynthesis protein LysW — translation MAECVECGADVALHDDLEAGEIIDCGTCGVELEVIDVNPPVLDRAPELEEDWGE, via the coding sequence ATGGCAGAATGCGTTGAGTGCGGAGCCGACGTGGCTTTGCACGACGATTTGGAAGCGGGCGAAATCATCGACTGTGGAACCTGCGGTGTCGAACTGGAAGTCATCGACGTGAACCCGCCAGTCCTCGACCGAGCGCCGGAGCTCGAAGAGGACTGGGGGGAGTAA
- a CDS encoding argininosuccinate synthase has translation MKTVALAFSGGLDTTVCVPLLEEEYGYDDVIGVTVDVGQPEEEFAEAEETAEALDLDHYVVDAKDAFAEQCLDAVKANATYQSYPLGTALARPVIAEAILDVAKENDCDAVAHGCTGKGNDQLRFEAVWRASDLEVIAPVREMGLTREWEMGYADEHDLPVEGGNEGVWSIDTNLWSRSVEGGNLEDPGYVPPEDIYEWTLAPGAETELVEIEFEAGKPVAVDGEAMDAVSLIEYLNELAGKHGVGRTDLMEDRMLGLKVRENYEHPAATTLLNAHEALEGLVLTKEERSFKTSIDQQWAEKAYEGLLSAPLVDALDGFIDTTQEKVTGTVTIKFQGGQARAVARESEHAVYSEDAASFNTETVGKIEQADATGVAKYHGYQSRLANDE, from the coding sequence ATGAAAACGGTTGCACTCGCCTTCTCGGGCGGACTCGACACGACAGTATGCGTCCCACTCCTCGAAGAGGAGTACGGCTACGACGACGTTATCGGCGTCACTGTCGACGTGGGTCAACCCGAAGAGGAGTTTGCAGAAGCGGAGGAAACAGCGGAGGCATTGGATTTGGACCACTACGTCGTGGACGCCAAGGACGCGTTCGCGGAGCAGTGTCTCGACGCGGTGAAGGCGAACGCCACGTATCAGAGCTATCCCCTCGGCACCGCGCTCGCCCGCCCCGTCATCGCCGAAGCGATTCTCGACGTGGCGAAGGAAAACGACTGTGACGCCGTGGCCCACGGCTGTACCGGCAAAGGGAACGACCAGTTGCGCTTCGAGGCCGTCTGGCGCGCCTCCGACTTGGAGGTCATCGCTCCCGTGCGCGAGATGGGCCTCACCCGCGAATGGGAGATGGGCTACGCAGACGAACACGACCTGCCCGTCGAGGGCGGCAACGAGGGCGTCTGGAGTATCGACACGAATCTCTGGAGCCGCTCCGTCGAAGGCGGCAATCTCGAAGACCCCGGCTACGTCCCGCCGGAGGACATCTACGAGTGGACCCTCGCACCCGGCGCGGAAACCGAACTCGTCGAAATCGAGTTCGAGGCTGGAAAACCGGTCGCGGTTGACGGCGAAGCGATGGACGCGGTGTCGCTCATCGAGTACCTCAACGAACTCGCCGGAAAACACGGCGTCGGTCGCACCGATCTGATGGAAGACCGCATGCTCGGCCTGAAGGTCCGCGAGAACTACGAACACCCCGCCGCGACGACGCTCCTCAACGCTCACGAGGCGCTCGAAGGATTGGTGTTGACGAAGGAGGAGCGCTCGTTCAAGACGAGTATCGACCAGCAGTGGGCCGAGAAGGCCTACGAGGGACTGCTCTCCGCGCCGCTCGTGGACGCCCTCGACGGCTTCATCGACACCACGCAGGAGAAGGTGACCGGCACTGTCACCATCAAATTCCAGGGCGGGCAGGCCCGCGCGGTCGCCCGCGAGAGCGAACACGCCGTCTACTCCGAGGACGCCGCCTCGTTCAACACCGAGACGGTCGGCAAAATCGAGCAGGCCGACGCGACAGGGGTCGCGAAATACCACGGCTATCAATCACGCCTCGCGAACGATGAGTGA
- the lysX gene encoding lysine biosynthesis protein LysX, with amino-acid sequence MKIGILYSRIRRDEKLLLAELRERGHEVTKIDVRKQTFDLTEPPAAFEGLDLVVDRCLATSRSLYATQFCEAYGVPVVNSHETAEVCSDKAKNSLALAGAGVPTPETKVAFTTDSAMEAIESFGYPCVLKPVVGSWGRLMAKIDSRSAAEAILEHKATLGHYEHKVFYVQEFVDKPERDIRVVALDGKPVAAMVRHSDHWLTNAAKGAETDEFELDAEAKSLVKKASDAVGGGLLGVDLMETESGYTVHEVNHTVEFKALNEAVETDVPAAVVDWLETKVPAEVVA; translated from the coding sequence ATGAAGATAGGAATCCTCTACTCCAGGATTCGCCGCGACGAAAAGCTCCTCCTCGCGGAGCTCCGCGAGCGCGGACACGAGGTAACGAAGATCGACGTGCGCAAGCAGACGTTCGATCTGACCGAGCCACCTGCGGCCTTCGAGGGGCTCGACCTCGTCGTGGACCGCTGTCTGGCGACGAGCCGGAGCCTCTACGCCACGCAGTTCTGCGAGGCGTACGGGGTTCCCGTCGTCAACAGCCACGAAACCGCGGAGGTGTGTTCGGACAAGGCGAAGAACAGCCTCGCGCTCGCGGGCGCTGGCGTCCCCACGCCCGAGACGAAGGTCGCCTTCACGACCGACAGCGCGATGGAGGCCATCGAAAGCTTCGGCTACCCGTGCGTCCTCAAACCCGTCGTCGGGTCGTGGGGTCGCCTGATGGCGAAAATCGACTCGCGCAGTGCGGCGGAGGCGATTCTGGAACACAAGGCCACGCTCGGCCACTACGAGCACAAGGTGTTCTACGTGCAGGAGTTCGTGGACAAGCCGGAGCGCGACATCCGCGTCGTCGCATTGGACGGGAAGCCGGTCGCCGCGATGGTCCGCCATTCGGACCACTGGCTCACGAACGCCGCGAAAGGTGCTGAGACGGACGAGTTCGAACTCGACGCGGAAGCGAAATCGCTCGTGAAGAAAGCCAGCGATGCGGTCGGCGGCGGTCTCCTCGGCGTCGACTTGATGGAGACCGAGTCGGGCTACACGGTCCACGAAGTGAACCACACGGTCGAGTTCAAGGCGCTGAACGAGGCGGTCGAAACGGACGTTCCCGCCGCCGTCGTGGACTGGCTTGAAACGAAGGTTCCGGCGGAGGTGGTGGCCTGA